One genomic region from Haloarcula taiwanensis encodes:
- a CDS encoding aspartate aminotransferase family protein, whose product MNHEQSRALYDRALSVLSGGVNSSVRATRPYPFFVEKGDGGHVVDADGNRYIDFVMGYGPLLLGHSLPDQVQSAIQQHAAEGPMYGAPTEVEVELAEFVTRHVPSVEMLRFVNSGTEATVSAVRLARGYTGRDKIVVMQSGYHGAQESTLVEGEGDHTAPSSPGIPESFAEHTLTVPFNDEAAVREVFEEHGDDIAAVLTEPILGNYGIVHPVEGYHETLRDLCDAHGSLLIFDEVITGFRVGGLQCAQGAFGIDPDITTFGKIVGGGFPVGAIGGKSEIIEQFTPAGDVFQSGTFSGHPVTMAAGLETLRYAAEHDVYDHVNALGERLRAGLQDILEDQAPEYTVVGRDSMFKVIFTRDGPDTFEGHCEAGCQQRESCPRFDYCPKTGGEVTQAETERWERLFWPAMKDRGVFLTANQFESQFICDAHTGEDIENALEAYKEAI is encoded by the coding sequence ATGAACCACGAGCAGTCACGAGCGCTGTACGACCGCGCCCTGTCGGTGCTGTCGGGCGGCGTCAACTCCTCCGTGCGAGCGACGCGGCCCTATCCGTTCTTCGTCGAGAAAGGGGACGGCGGACACGTCGTCGACGCCGACGGCAACCGCTACATCGACTTCGTCATGGGCTATGGCCCGCTCCTGCTGGGCCACAGCCTGCCCGACCAGGTGCAGTCGGCCATCCAGCAACACGCCGCCGAGGGGCCGATGTACGGCGCGCCCACCGAGGTCGAGGTCGAACTGGCCGAGTTCGTCACCCGGCACGTCCCCAGCGTCGAGATGCTGCGGTTCGTCAACAGCGGGACCGAGGCGACGGTCTCGGCGGTCCGACTGGCTCGTGGCTACACCGGACGCGACAAAATCGTCGTGATGCAGAGCGGCTACCACGGCGCACAGGAGTCCACGCTGGTCGAGGGCGAGGGCGACCACACCGCCCCCTCCAGCCCCGGTATCCCCGAGAGTTTCGCCGAGCACACGCTGACCGTGCCGTTCAACGACGAGGCGGCCGTCCGCGAGGTGTTCGAGGAACACGGCGACGACATCGCCGCGGTGCTGACCGAACCCATCCTCGGGAACTACGGTATCGTCCACCCGGTCGAGGGCTACCACGAGACCCTCCGGGACCTGTGTGACGCCCACGGCTCGCTGCTGATCTTCGACGAGGTCATCACCGGCTTCCGCGTCGGCGGCCTCCAGTGTGCCCAGGGCGCGTTCGGCATCGACCCCGACATCACGACGTTCGGGAAGATCGTCGGCGGCGGCTTCCCGGTCGGGGCAATCGGCGGCAAAAGCGAGATCATCGAGCAGTTCACCCCTGCCGGCGACGTGTTCCAGTCGGGCACGTTCTCCGGCCACCCCGTGACGATGGCCGCCGGGCTGGAGACGCTTCGGTATGCGGCTGAACACGATGTATACGACCACGTCAACGCGCTGGGCGAGCGCCTCCGGGCGGGCCTGCAGGACATCCTCGAAGACCAGGCCCCCGAGTACACCGTCGTGGGCCGGGACTCGATGTTCAAGGTCATCTTCACCCGGGACGGGCCGGACACCTTCGAGGGGCACTGCGAGGCCGGCTGCCAACAGCGGGAGTCCTGCCCTCGCTTCGACTACTGCCCGAAGACCGGGGGCGAGGTGACACAGGCCGAGACCGAGCGGTGGGAGCGGCTGTTCTGGCCCGCGATGAAAGACCGGGGCGTGTTCCTCACGGCGAACCAGTTCGAGTCACAGTTCATCTGTGATGCCCACACAGGTGAAGACATAGAGAATGCGCTCGAAGCATACAAAGAGGCGATATGA